GGCGGAGCGCGAGGCCCGGCAGCGCCCGGTGATGCTCTTCGAGAACGTCAAGGGCTCGCGCTTCCCGGTGCTCACCAACCTGCACGCCAGCCGCTCGCGCCTGGCCACCGCCATGGGCTGTGCCCCGGAGGAGATGCTCGAGACCTATCTCCGCGCCATGGAGAAGCCGATCCCGCCGCGCGTGGTGCCGACGGGTCCGGTGAAGGAGGTCGTCCTCACCGGAGCCCAGGTGAACCTGTACGACCTGCCGCAGATCGTCCACCATCAGGGCGACGCGGGGCCATACCTCACGGCGGCCATCTCCTTCGCCCGGGACCCCTCCGCGGAGACGTGGAACTGCGCCTACAACCGCCTGATGGTGAAGGGGCGCGACACCACCTCCATCCACCTCACCGCGGGCAAGCACCTCTGGGAGTTCTACCGGATCGCCGAGTCGCTCGGGAAGCCCCTGCCCGTGGCCTTTGCCGTCGGCGTGCATCCGGCCGTCGCCCTGGGGGCACTGGCGATCGGCTCCATCGACGAGGACGAGCGGGCCATCATGGGGGCGCTGCTCGGGGAGCCGCTGGAGCTGGTCCGCTGCGAGACCTCGGACGTGCTCGTGCCGGCGCATGCCGAGCTGGTGATCGAGGCCGAGATCCTCCCGGCCGAGCGCATCCCGGAGGGACCCTTCGGCGAGTTCACCGGCTACAGCCTGGGAGAGCGGCAGCGCGAGGTCGTCCGCGTTCGGGCCATCACCCACCGGCAGGGCGCCCTCTTCCAGGACATCACCGTGGCGCATCTCGACCACATGCTGCTCTCGACCATCCCCATGGAGGCCAACCTCTACCGCGCGGTGCGCGCCATGGTCCCCTCGGTCCGGGCCGTGCGGGTGCCGGGGCCCTTCACCTGCTACGTCTCCCTCGAGCAGCGGCTGCCCGGCCAGGCCAAGAACGCCATCCTCTCGGTCCTCGGCGCCGACCTCTACATGAAGCGGGTCGTCGTGGTGGATCAGGACGTGGACGTGTTCGACGACCGGCAGGTGACCTGGGCCATCGCCACGCGCTGCCAGCCTGACCGCGACATCGCCATCATCACCGGCGCGCGGGGCTCGGATCTCGACCCCTCGACGCGGGAGGACGGCTACACCGCGAAGTGGGGCGTGGACGCCACGGCGAAGCCATCGCTGGCGTCGTACACGCCGCGCCACCGCGTGCCGCCCGAGGTGTGGAAGCGGCTCAACCTGAAGGACTACCTGCCCTGATGGTCCTCGCGGAATCCCGCGAGGCCCGGGCCGTGAGCGAGAACTTCGCGGAGCTGCTGGACAGGAGCTCCTGCGCGGCGCCCGGCGCGCCCGCTCTCGTGTGGGAGGGCGGCGCGCTCACGCGGGCCGAGCTCGCGCTGCGGGCGGGCGGCGTGGCGCGGGTGCTGCGCGAGCGCGGCGTCCGCGCCGGCGACCGCGTGGCGCTGTCGCTTCCCAACGGCTGGCCCTTCGCCGCGACGCTCTGGGGGGCGCTGAAGCTCGGCGCGACGGTCACCCCGCTGAATCCGCGACTCACCGGCGAGGAGCGGGGGAGGATCCTCGGCGATCTCCGGCCGGTGACCGTGATCGAGAACGTCGTGGACGCGCGGGCGCCGTGGCCGAGCGCCGAGGCGAGCGCTCCGGCGCTCATCCTCTACACCTCCGGCAGCACGGGCGAACCCAAGGGGGTCGTCCTCTCGCACGCGGCGCTGACCTTCGCCAACCGCTCCTGGGTGGGTCCTGTCATGGGCCTCACCGCCGCGGACGTGGTCCTCGCGGCGCTGCCGCTGTCGCACTCCTTCGGCCTCAACGGCGCGCTCCTCGCCCCGCTCCTGGCCGGAGCCTCGGTGGTGCTCCTCGGCCGCTTCTCGCCGGAAGGAGCGCTCGCCGCCATCGCGCGCCATCGCGTGAGCGTGGTCCCCGCGGTGGCAGGCATGTTCAGGCGGATGCTCGACGCGAGGACCTTCGACGCCGCCGACCTCGGAAGCCTCCGCGCCGCCGTGTCAGGAGCGGCCCCGTGCCCCTGGGAGCTGGCGCGGGAGTGGCGCGCGCGCACCGGCGTCAGGATCATCCGCGGCTACGGGTCGACGGAGCTGTTCCGTCCCCTCTCCCACCTCGTCGGCGATCCCCGCGAGGAGCCAGAGGCCGTGGGGCGCCCCGTGCCCGGCGTCGAGATCGCCGTGATGGACGAGGCGGGAGCCCCCGTGGCGGCGGGGGAGGTGGGAGAGCTCTGGATCCGGACGCCAGCCGCCATGGAAGGCTATCTCCACCGGCCGGACGAGACGCGTGAGGTCCTCGTGGAGGGCTGGTTCAGGACCGGCGACCTCGTCATCCGGTCGCCGGAGGGCTACGTCAGCGTCGTGGGGCGCAAGCGGGAGCTGATCCTGCGGGGCGGCTACTCCGTCGTGCCGGGCGAGATCGAGGCGGTGCTCCTCGCCCACCCGGCCGTGGCCGAGGCCGCCGCCGTCGGCAGGCCGCATCCCGAGCTGGGCGAGGAGGTGGCGGCCTTCGTCACGCTGCGCCCGGGGGCGGCGAGCAGTCCCGAGGAGCTGATCGCCCACTGCCAGGCACGGCTGGCAGGCTTCAAGTGCCCGCGCCAGGTGCGGATCGTCGCGGAGCTCCCGAAGGGCGCCACGGGCAAGGTCCTCAAGAGCCGGCTCAGCTGAAGATGCTCTCGGGCAGGAAGGCCGAGACGATCCAGTGGGGTGCGTCCACGATCTCGCTGATCCTGAGATCCACGGCCACGCTCGAGAGGACGTAGGCCTCCTCGCGCGAGAGCCCGCGCTCCTCCACCAGGTGGTCGATCATGTAGCGCGTCGCCTGCTGGGCTGCGGCGAAGAGGTCGGGGCCCTGCGCCGTCGTCGCGAACCAGGGGCCGCGATGCGTCCCCGGGCCGAGCGCGCCCCGGATGCGCAGCCTCGGCTCCGGCAGCCGCCGGCCCTCGTCGAGGCCGAAGCGGAGCGTGACCTGTGCCGTCATCTCCACCGCCGTCACGCACACCTCGCCGTCGCCCTGGGCGGCATGGGCATCCCCCACGCTGAAGAGCGCGCCCTCCACCCAGACCGGGAGGTACAGCGTCGAGCTGGCGGTGAGCTGCTTCACGTCCATGTTGCCGCCGTTCTTCCGGGGCGGCAGGGTGCTGTGGCTTCCCGGCTCGTCGAGGGCCACGCCCATGACGCCGGGGAAGGCCTCGATGGGCACGGCGATCCCGCGCCCCATGCGCGCGTGGCGGCCGTCGGAGAGATCCCAGATCTGCAGGTATGGCGTCGGGAACTCCGCCTCGGGGAGGAGGCCGCGGCCGGGACGGACCGCCGTCCAGCCGAAGGCGGCCGCGGGCTTGACCTCCAGCACCTCCACGGCGAGGACGTCTCCCGGCTCGGCCCCGCGAACCCTGACGGGGCCCGTGAGCGGGTGGCCGCGGAAGGGCCCACGGGCCAGCACGTCGGCATGGGAGGACGAGGGCGCGTAGTAGCCGCCGGAGGCATCGCGGGTGTCGAAGACCACCGTGTCCCCGGGATCGATGACGAGCCGGGGGGCCAGCGCGTTGTTCCACTCGTAGTGGACGAGGCCGGCGTCGAGCCGATGCGTGCGCGTCACGGCTCGAGCCCCCACGTGAACACCCGCGCCGGAGTCACCTCGACGATGACCGAGTCGGACTCCTCGAGCGCGGCCTCGCCGGGGTACTGCGGGTACTTCGCGTAGAGGAGACGCCGGATCCGCCTGAAGGCGGGACCCCGCTCGATGAGCCGCGGCCGGCCCTGGACCATCACACCCTTGAGCCCGGACCATTGTTCCGTGTACAGATCCACGGTGAGGGCGATCCGGGGATTGGCTCTCAGGTTGAGCACCTTCCGGCCGCCGGGGCCCGAGGCGAAGTAGATCTTCCCGTCGGTGACCACGTGACAGACCGGCACCACGTGCGGCATGCCGCCGGGACCCGCCGTCGCCACCCGGCAGACCCGCTCCCAGCGGAGCAACGCTTCCACGCGCTTCGTGAGCCTCACAGGGACCACTTATGCCGCAGCGCGGGGGCCTGCGCAAGACACCCTTCCCGCGGGGCGATGCAGCGGCCGAAGCGGCACCCGATGCCTCACGCCGCGCATCCTGGGGGTAGAATACGGCGCGGGCACCGGGACATGGCCTTCTCCAACGACTGCTGGCGCGCCATCGAGGACGTCTACGGAGCGATCCTCCGCCACCCTTTCCTCGCCGGGCTCACCGACGGCTCGCTGCCGCGCGAGAGCTTCCGCTTCTACGTCGTCCAGGACGCCCTCTATCTGCGGGACTTCGCCCGGGCGCTCTCGCTGGCCGCCGCGCGCGCACCGCGCGAGGACTGGATCATCATGCTCGACGAGCACGCGGCCGGCGCGCTCAGGGTGGAGCGCGCGCTGCACGAGGGCTTCTTCCGCGACTTCGGCCTGAGCCCGGAGGCCGTGGCCGCCACCCCCCTGGCCCCGACCAACCTCGCCTACACGAGCTACCTGCTGGCCGTGGCCCACGGCGGCCCCTTCCACGAGGCGCTGGCGGCGCTGCTGCCCTGCTACTGGATCTACTGGGAGGTGGGGCGGACGCTCGAGCGGCGCGGCTCCCCGGACCCGCTCTACACCCGGTGGATCGCGACCTATGCCTCCGAGGAGTTCGGCGCTGTCGTCCGCGCGGTGCTGGAGGCGGCCGACATCACCGCCGCGCAGCGCGCCCCGGCCGAGCGAGAGACCATGCGCCGCCACTTCGTCGCCACCAGCCGCTACGAGTGGATGTTCTGGGACATGGGCTACCGGCGCGAGTCGTGGCCGGTCTGAGGAATCCCGAATGATCCTTCGCGAGGACACCAACGACATCGCCGGGCTCACGTTCGCTCACGGCAAGGTCCATGCCCTCGGCGCTCTCCCTCCGGCCACCTTCCGCCTCACCAAGGCGCAGATCCGCCAGCCCGCGCGCGAGCGCTGGGAGTCGAGCCGCGCCCGGATCGACGCCCAGGTGGCCGAGATCTGGGCGGAGGCGCCGGCCCGCGAGGCGATCCGGGGCTACGTGGAGCGCACGCTCGGCAAGAGGAACTGACCCGTGCGAGAGCCTGTCCGCTACTTCGAGGACTTCCAGCCGGGCGAGGTGATCGAGCTCGGCAGCCGCACCATCACGAAAGAGAGCATCGTCGCCTTCGCCCGCGAGTTCGACCCGCAGGTCTTCCACGTGGACGAGGAGGCGGCGAGGCACACCATCTACGGCGGGCTCCTGGCCAGCGGCTGGCACACGGGCTCCATCCTGATGCGGCTCCTCTACGACGGGCTCCTCTCACACACCGCGGGCCTCGGCTCTCCCGGCTTCGACGAGCTGCGGTGGGTCAAGCCCGTGCGCCCCGGCGACACGCTCTCGGGACGCATGACGGTGCTCGAGCGCAGTCCTTCCCGGAGCAAGCCGGACCGGGGCTTGGTCCGCTCGCTGATGGAGCTGCGGAACCAGCACGGCGAGGTGGTGCTCACCATCAAGGGGCTGAGCCTGCTCGGCCGCCGGCCCGCCTGAGCGCGGGGCCGGACGCAGGTGCGCGTTGACCGGCCGCCGACTCCTGTTGTAGATTCTGTCGCATGACAAAGAGGAAGAAGACGGCGAAGGCGGCGAAGAAGACCACCAAGAAGGCGGCGGCCAAGACGCCTGCGGCGAAGAAGGCACCGGCCGCGAAGAAGGCGCCGACGGCCAGCGCGAAGCCTGCGGCAGGGCCGGCCCGGTCGGCGGGATCCTCGGACGGCGGCCCGGCCCAGGGGGCAACCTATGCGCCCCAGCCGATCCAGGGCACGGGCTGGGCGCCTTTCAGGTACCCGCCCCAGTAGGCGGCCGCCGCGCTCCCCCGCCGCCGCGGCGGCGGGGGAGCGCGCGAGCCAGCAGCCCCCCAATGGCCTGACGCAGGTGTCCCCGCCCCTCGGGGCCCTGGCAGACCACCACCCCCGACACGGCCAGCACTCCTCCCAGGAGCTGAAGCGGCGCCAGCCGCTCGCCCAGGATCAGCCAGGACAGGAGCACCCCTGAGAGCGGGACGAGATTGGTGAACACCGCCGTCCGCCCCGCCCCGACCCGCCTGAGCCCGACATTCCACCACAGGAAGGCGAGCACCGTGGCGCCCACCGCGAGGTAGCCGAGGCCGCCCCAGGCCTGGGCGCCCGCGGCGGCCAGCCCGGGCCAGGGTTGCTCCAGCAGGGCCACCGGGATCAGGAGCGCCGTGCCGATCAGGATGCCGTAGGTGAGGGTGGCGGCATTGGAGAGCCGCTCCATCGTCACCTTCGAGACGTACGAGTAGATCCCCCAGCACGACCCGCCAAGGAAGAACAGGATGTCGCCCAGCAGGGTGGCCCTCCCCACGCCGACGGCCAGGCGTCCCGGCTGCACCAGGAGCGCGACGCCCGCCACGCAGAGCAGCATCCCGACCACGAAGCCAGAAGGAAGGCGGTCGCCGCCCACCCGTGCCGCCACGAGGTTCGTCGACAGCGCGCTGGCGGTGGACGGGATCAGCGCGCCATGCGCCGCGGGGGCGAACCGCAGGGCCGAGAAGAAGAAGGCGTGGTTGAGAAAGGTCCCGAGGAGGCCCACCCAGAGGAGCAGAACGAGATCGCGCCGGGCGAGGGAGCGTGGGTCGGGGAGCTGCCGCCGGAAGATCGCGACGAGCAGCACCCCGGCGAGCCCATAGCGCAGAACGCCCGCGGTGAACGGCGCGATGTCGCGGACGACGAGCTTGCCCGCCACCGCCGTGGCGCCCCAGAGAAGTGCCGTGAGCAGGATCAGGGCGTAGACGCGCGCGAGGGGCTCTCTGGATCTCATGGGGCGGGCGCCCGGAGGCACCCCATCGAGTGTGCCACGGCTCTGCGCCGATCTGATAGGCCCGCGCGCGCGACAAGGCTGCGCTCGGGCGGGGCGCGGTCCGCTTGTGGGCTGACGCGGGACCTTCCGCACCCTCGGCATCGCCGTCGCCGTGTGGGTGATCCCCGCGGCGCGCGTCCTGGTCCGCGACGCCCCCGCGCCCCCGCGGCCAGCCCCAGCCGCTCAGCCCCAGGGCGCGGGGACCGGACGAGGCGGACGCTCAGCCCTCGTCGGGAGCCTCCTTCCGCCCCACCACCCGCACGTCGATCGCGACTGCACCCTGGCCGTCCTCGAGGGCGATCAGCGGATTGATGTCGAGCTCCTCGATCAGGTCACCGGCGGCGAGGGCGAGGTCGGAGAGGCGCAGCGCGGTCTCGACGACGGCCTCCCGATCGCGGCGACACTGACCGCGGACGCCGTCGAGGACGCGCGCAGCCGCAATCTCGCCGATCATCGTCTCCGCCTCGCGGCGCGACAGCGGCGGCAGACGGTGCGCGACGTCGCGCACCACCTCCACCAGCGTCCCGCCCAGCCCGAAGGTCAGCACGCCACCGAACTGAGGATCCCTCGCGATCCCGAGGAGGAGCTCGGTTCCGCCGGTGATCATCTGCTGGACGAGGAGGCCCTCGACCATGCCGGGGTGGAGCCGCCGCTTGGCGACGTCGAGCAGGTCCGTGGCAGCCTCGCGCACGGCCGCCGCGCCCGCGAGCCCGATCCGCACCGCGCCGGCATCGCTCTTGTGGCTGAGGGCCGGCGAGAGCAGTTTGACCGCGACCGGGAACCCGATCTCCTCCGCCGTCGCGACCGCCCCGTCCGGGTCGTCTGTGATCGCCTCGCGAGGTCCAGGTATGCCGGCGTGGAGCAGCACCGCGCGGGCCTCCCGGTACGTCAGGAGATCGCCGCGTGCGAGCGCGCTCCGGACCAGAGGCGAGAGCGGCGGCACCGGGCGAGTATCCTCGACCGGCGGCGCGGGACGCCCGGCCTGGACGAGGATCTTCAGACCGGCAGCCATCGCCGGCAGCGTGGTGTAAAGCGGTAACCCCGCCGCGCGGATCACCTCGCGCCCGCCGTCGACCATCGAGCCCCCGAGCCAGCCGATCGCCAGCGGCTTCCGCGACCCGGGCGCAAAGGCGACGACATCCTCGGCCAGACGCCGCGCGACCGCCGGAGGCAACATCGAGAGCACGAGGGCGATCGCGTCGATGGAAGCGTCGTTCGCGACCGTCGCGAGCGCCGCGCGAAGCAAGTCTGGCGAGGCGAAGAGCTGCCCGGTCACGTCGACCGGGTTCTGGCAGGCCGCGAACGGCGGCAAGATCCCGGCGAGCACCGCCACGGTCTCGTCCGAGAGCAATGGGATGTCGAGACCCGCGCGCGCGAAGTGATCGGACGCCAGCACGGAGACGCCACCCGACCCGGTGATCACGGCCAGCCTGGCTCCGGGTAGCGACATCCCGCGGGAGAGGAGCCGGCAGGCGTCCACCATCTCTTCGATGTCGCCGACGGCGATGATGCCTGCCTGCCTGAACGCCGCGCGGTACACCGCGTGGGAGCCGGTGATCGCACCGGTGTGCGAGAGCGCCGCGCGCCGACCCGAACCCGTCTGCCCTGCCTTCAGGACGACGACCGGCTTGCCGAGGTCACGGGAGAGCCGCCCGATCTTGAAGACCTTGCGCCCGTCTCGAACCCCCTCGATGTATGCGGCCACCACGCGGGTCCGCTCGTCGAGGAGGAAGGCCTCGATGAAATCGAGGGCCTCGAGGCTCGCCTCGTTGCCGCTCGAGACGAAGAAGCTGAACCCAAGCCCCTCATCCTGCATGCGGTTGAACGTAGTGGTGCCCATCGCACCGCTCTGGCTGACGAAGGCGATCGAGCCGGCGAGCAGGTCACCCTCGAGATGAGCCGAGAAGCTCGCGGTGAGACGCTGCCAGACGTTGATGACGCCGACGGAGTTCGGCCCGCAGAGCAGGATGCCGCGGCACCGGGCGATCGAGGCGATCTCCGCCTGGAGGCGCGCGCCCTCCGCTCCGGTCTCCGCGAAGCCCGACGACAGGACCACGGCGGCGGGAATGCCGGCGTCCGCGCAACGATCGAGCTCGCGCGGCACCTGCGCCGCCGGCACGCAGACGACGGCGAGGTCCGGGACCTCCGGCAGACACCCTATGTCGCCGTACGCCGGGAGACCCTGCACCTCGGCCGCGGCGGCGTTGATCGGGTAGATCCGGCCGCCGAAGCCGTGGCGCAGCAGATATCGAAGCGGCCGCCCGCTGACCTTCTCGGGATTCGTCGATGCGCCGACGATCGCGACCGACCGAGCGTCGAGGAGTGGGCGCAGCCGCGTGGATCGTCCCGTCACTGAGCGATCCACACCTTCGTGTACGTCGTATCGTCGTAGAAGCTCGCCGGGTACTTGTGGTTCCGCACGCGGCGGTCCTTGTAGAACCAGCCCTGCGGCCAGCCGACGACAACCAGCGGCGGGGCCTCGAGCGTGAGGAGGTGGCGCTGCAGGTTCCAGTACGCCTTCTTTCGTTTCTCGGCGTCGACCTCGCGGAGGGCTTGGTCGATTAGCTCGGTGGCCTTCGGCTCGGACCACTTGCTGTAGTTGCGACCGCCCTGAGGCGAGAACAGCAGCGAGAAGACGTCGGCGGGGTTCGACGTCTCCGGCCCGTGGTCCTGCGTCGCGATGAGCTCGAACTCGCCCTTCGCGTAGTTGGCCCAGCCCACCGCGCTCTCGAGCGACTGGAGCTTCCCGCGCAGCCCGATCCGCCGGAGCTGCGCCAGCACGAGCTGAGCGCGATCGACGTAATCCCCGCTGACGCGCACCGAGGCGTTGAAGTCGACGCCGCTCGGATAGTGCTTGGCCACGAGCTTCGTGGCCTCCGCGATGTCGGCGTCCTTCGGCTGCCGGCACCCTGGAAGCCTCCTGACCTCGTCGAGCGGCAGCGCGTAGTCACCGACGAGGTCAGGGTTCAGGACCGCGCACGGCACGGCCGCGCCGTCGAGACCCTTCGCGACCAGCTCCTGGCGGTCAATCACCAGGTTCACTGCGCGGCGGATGTCGGGGTTGTCGAACGGCGCCTTGCTCAGGTTCATCTGCACGACCGCGATGATGTTGATCGACACCTGATTCAGCTCGGCTTCCTCGCCGCGCGCCTTCTTCACCTCGTCGGCCTGACTCTTTGTCATGAGCGGCCAGACGGGCGCCATCATCACGCGGCCGGTCTTCACCGCCGTGTTCTGCGCCGAAGCATCCTTGAGGATGAAGACCTTGACGCCGTCGAGGTACGGCAGCCCCGGGAGGAAGTAGTGCGGGTTGCGCTCGAGCTCGAAGAGGTTGCCGCGCACGTACTGCTTGAGCTTGAACGGGCCGGTCCCCACCAGCGCCTCCGGCCGCATCAGGTCGCCGTACTTGGCGAGGATGTGCCTGGCGGGAACGCGGCACCACGTCGAGGCCATCGACGACACGAACGTGGCCGCGGGGAACTTGAGCTGGAACTTCACGGTGGTCGGGCTGACGATCTCGACGGCATCGACGATCGGCTTTAGCGCGGCGCCGCAGCGGGGACTGCGAAACGTCGGCTTCAGGATCCGGTCGAACGCCACTTTCACGTCCTCGCCGCTGAAGGGCGTGCCGTCGTGCCACTTGACGTTCGGGCGGAGCCGGAACGTATACGTCTTAGCGTCGGGCGACACGGTCCAGCTCTCGGCGAGGTCGCCGACGATCTTCGCCGGGTCGTCCGGGTCATGCTGCAAGAGCCCGCTGAAGACGCCGGCCGTCGCCCACACGAGCTGGCCACCCGACTCCGTCTGGAAGTCAAGTCGTCCCGGATCGGCGTTGATGAACGTGGTCAGTATGCCGCCCTGTCTCGGCTTCTCCTGCGCCGAGACCTCAACAGCGAGGACGAGCGCGAGCAATACGACAACAACGATGAGCGACGACCTTTTCATAGCAGCCTCCCGTTCTCTGACCTCACACGATGCGTCCGCCCTCACGGCAGACGCTTCTCACGGTCCGTGTCGACGCTCACGCCGGGTGCGCGGGTCCGAGAGATCCCGGACGGTGTCCCCGAGCAGGTTCAGGCCCAGCACGGCCACGAAGATGGCGATGGCGGGGAAGATCAAGAGCCACGGCGCGCGGGCGGCATCGGCCATGCTCGCCGCCAGCATACCGCCCCACGACGGTTCGTCGAGAGGGATCCCGACGCCGAGGAAGCTCAACGACGCCTCGACCACCACCGCGTACCCCATGTTGATGGTGAAGAGCACGATGTAGATGCTGAGGCAGTTCGGAACGATGTGCCGGCAGACGATTCGCGCGCGGGAGCAGCCGATCCCTCGGGCTGCCTCTACGAAAGCCGTTTCCCTCATGGAGAGGACAATCGGGCGCACCGTGCGGATCGCGGTAGGAGCGAGCAGGGTTCCGAGCGCCAGGATCACGTTGTTCGTGGACTGCCCGACGGCCGCCATGATCGAGAGCGCCAGCACGATCGGCGGCAGGGCCATGAGCGTGTCGACGCAGCGTTGGGTGAGCGTGTCGACGAACCCGCCGATGTAGGCCGTAACGATGCCCCACAGCGTCCCGAGCGTGATCGACACGCCGACCGAGATCACGCCCACGTAGAGGGTGATCCGCGCGCCCCAGATAAGGCGGCTCAGGATGTCGCGCCCGAGCTTGTCTGTCCCCAGCAGCGCGCCGGAGCCCGGCGCGCGGTAGGACGCGAGCGCCGTGTCGTTCGGCGGGTACGGCGCGAGCTGAGGCGCGAAGATCGCGGTCGCGACCAGCCCAAGGACAATCACGCCGCTCGCGACCGCCATCGGCTCGCGGAGGACCGCCGGCGCCGCCGCCATCGTGCGGCGGACCGTCGTGTGCCCGCTCAGGAGCAGCGCCCGCACGCCTCCTGCCGAGGAACCGACGAGCACCGATGGCGACCGGGCGCTCACGTCAGGTGTAGCGGACTCGTGGGTCGAGCCGCGCGTAGAGCACATCCACGGTGAGCGTGATGGCCAGGAACGCCAGCGCCATGAAGGCGACCACGCCCTGAAGCAGCGGGTAGTCGCGGTACTGGACCGCCTGCATCAGGGTGGAGCCGAGGCCCGGCACCGAGAAGATCGTCTCGACGATGACGAGGCCGCCGAGCAGCCGGCCTCCCCACCAGCCGATGAACGTGATCACTGGCAGGATCGCGTTGGCGAACGCGTGGCGGTAGACGACGATGAGCTCGCCCAGGCCTTTGGCGCGCGCGGTGCGCACGAAGTCCTCGCCCAGCACCCCGAGAACCTGCGACCGCGTGAGGCGCGAGATCGGCGCGCCGATGTAGAACGCCTGCGCCAGCACCGGCCACACGAACTGCTTCAGGTTCTCGGTGGGGCTCGTCGAAAAGCTCACAAACTCGATGGGCGGCGACCAGCCGAACAGCCCCACCAGGAGGAAGAGCATCAGGACGCCGCTCAGGAAGATCGGCAGCGCGAGGCCGCACACGCTCACCAGCCGCGCGACGACGTCCGCCCAGCGGTTCTGGTGGGTCGCCGCCACGACGCCCGACGGGACCGCCCATACCACGGCCACCAGCAAGGTCAGCACCGCCAGCTCGAGCGAGCGCGGCACCCGCTCGGCGAGGATGTCGAACACCGGGCGGCGCTGCGTGTACGAGTACCCGAGGTCGCCGCGGACGGCGCCGCCGAGCCAGTCGACGTACTGCATCAGGATCGGCCGGTGGAGACCGAGCTCAGCCCGGAGCTGCTGGACTTGCTTCCGCTGGACCTCGCTTGCTTCCGTTCCTGCCTGGAAGACGAGGATCTCCGCGATGTCGCCCGGCACCACGCGCATCAGCACGAAGATCAGCAGCGAGGCGCCGAGCAGCGACGGCACGAAGAGCGACAGGCGCCGGAGGACGTACGTCAGCACGCCGCCTGCTTCGCCACGAGGTGGACGACCTCGCACTCGACGACCGCTTCGCCGCCCTGGTTCAGGCAGGTGCTCCGGTGGACGACGATGCCGCGGCCGCCGGTGCGGCTCTCACGCTTCTCCACGATCTCCATCATGACGTGAATGGTGTCCCCCGCCATCACCGGCCTCAGGAACTTCACGGCCCTGAACCCGACGAGGCGGGTGGCGGGCTCCCACTCGAACGCCTGCTCTTCGAGTCCGCCCATCATCATGAGGACCGTGCGCGCGGGGGCGATGAAGCCCGCGGCGCCGGTGGCCCGCGCGCTCTCCACATCGTTGAAGATCGGGACCGTCATCCCGGCGAGGCCGACGCAGAGCGTGATCGCCGTCTCGGTGATGGTCTTCCGCCGCGTCTCGAACCCATGGCCGACCTCCAGGTCGTCGTAGAACCTCACGGCCTACGCCTCGCCCCGGCTCCGGAGCCCCTGCGCGTACGACCAGCCCTCCGCCGCGGCGCGCCGGTTCACGGCGAGGAGCCGGCTCGGTGTTCGCGCCTCGATCGCGCGCTCGACGTGCTCGAGTGTGGCGACGCCGGTCAGCGCCGCCACAACGGCGACGCACGCCATGTTCGCCGCCTTGGCCGCCCCCGCGCGCTCCGCCATGGCCACCGCGGGGAGCGAGACCACGCGCCGCCCGGCCGCGTCGCGCTCGGGCACCCGCGCCGGATCGGCGAGCACGAGCGCGTCGTCCGCCGTGCGGCTCGCGAAGTGATTGAAGGACCGTTGGGTGAGCGCCACCAGCACGTGTGGCCGGACGCCCCACGGGAAGGCCAGCTCGCTGTCGCTCACGATCACGTCGGCGTACGAAGGGCCCCCGACGATGACCGGCGCGTAGAACTGCGACTGCGACACGTGATGGCCGGCGTGGACACCGGCTGCTTCCGCCAGAACGATGCCGGCAATGACGAGCCCCTGTCCTCCATCTCCGGCGAACCGCACCTCGGTGCGCATGGCCTCACCCCCTGGCCGCGGCGCCCGCCCGGTCGGCGAGCTTCGCTGCGGTGGCGGAATACATCTCGACGAACTCCGGCTTGTGCTGCTCGTGCAACACGCCGATCTCCCACTTCCCGCTGTCCGGGCCAACCCGCCCGGATGTCTCCGGCGTCACGCGTACGGTGTTCTCCTTGAAGTGCCGGAGCCACTGC
The Candidatus Rokuibacteriota bacterium genome window above contains:
- a CDS encoding UbiD family decarboxylase translates to MAQDLRSYLDLIKRRRPEDFRIVSKEVDPAHEITAIVAKAEREARQRPVMLFENVKGSRFPVLTNLHASRSRLATAMGCAPEEMLETYLRAMEKPIPPRVVPTGPVKEVVLTGAQVNLYDLPQIVHHQGDAGPYLTAAISFARDPSAETWNCAYNRLMVKGRDTTSIHLTAGKHLWEFYRIAESLGKPLPVAFAVGVHPAVALGALAIGSIDEDERAIMGALLGEPLELVRCETSDVLVPAHAELVIEAEILPAERIPEGPFGEFTGYSLGERQREVVRVRAITHRQGALFQDITVAHLDHMLLSTIPMEANLYRAVRAMVPSVRAVRVPGPFTCYVSLEQRLPGQAKNAILSVLGADLYMKRVVVVDQDVDVFDDRQVTWAIATRCQPDRDIAIITGARGSDLDPSTREDGYTAKWGVDATAKPSLASYTPRHRVPPEVWKRLNLKDYLP
- a CDS encoding AMP-binding protein, which encodes MSENFAELLDRSSCAAPGAPALVWEGGALTRAELALRAGGVARVLRERGVRAGDRVALSLPNGWPFAATLWGALKLGATVTPLNPRLTGEERGRILGDLRPVTVIENVVDARAPWPSAEASAPALILYTSGSTGEPKGVVLSHAALTFANRSWVGPVMGLTAADVVLAALPLSHSFGLNGALLAPLLAGASVVLLGRFSPEGALAAIARHRVSVVPAVAGMFRRMLDARTFDAADLGSLRAAVSGAAPCPWELAREWRARTGVRIIRGYGSTELFRPLSHLVGDPREEPEAVGRPVPGVEIAVMDEAGAPVAAGEVGELWIRTPAAMEGYLHRPDETREVLVEGWFRTGDLVIRSPEGYVSVVGRKRELILRGGYSVVPGEIEAVLLAHPAVAEAAAVGRPHPELGEEVAAFVTLRPGAASSPEELIAHCQARLAGFKCPRQVRIVAELPKGATGKVLKSRLS
- a CDS encoding acetamidase/formamidase family protein, which encodes MGARAVTRTHRLDAGLVHYEWNNALAPRLVIDPGDTVVFDTRDASGGYYAPSSSHADVLARGPFRGHPLTGPVRVRGAEPGDVLAVEVLEVKPAAAFGWTAVRPGRGLLPEAEFPTPYLQIWDLSDGRHARMGRGIAVPIEAFPGVMGVALDEPGSHSTLPPRKNGGNMDVKQLTASSTLYLPVWVEGALFSVGDAHAAQGDGEVCVTAVEMTAQVTLRFGLDEGRRLPEPRLRIRGALGPGTHRGPWFATTAQGPDLFAAAQQATRYMIDHLVEERGLSREEAYVLSSVAVDLRISEIVDAPHWIVSAFLPESIFS
- a CDS encoding pyridoxamine 5'-phosphate oxidase family protein, which gives rise to MRLTKRVEALLRWERVCRVATAGPGGMPHVVPVCHVVTDGKIYFASGPGGRKVLNLRANPRIALTVDLYTEQWSGLKGVMVQGRPRLIERGPAFRRIRRLLYAKYPQYPGEAALEESDSVIVEVTPARVFTWGLEP
- the tenA gene encoding thiaminase II, with product MAFSNDCWRAIEDVYGAILRHPFLAGLTDGSLPRESFRFYVVQDALYLRDFARALSLAAARAPREDWIIMLDEHAAGALRVERALHEGFFRDFGLSPEAVAATPLAPTNLAYTSYLLAVAHGGPFHEALAALLPCYWIYWEVGRTLERRGSPDPLYTRWIATYASEEFGAVVRAVLEAADITAAQRAPAERETMRRHFVATSRYEWMFWDMGYRRESWPV
- a CDS encoding MaoC family dehydratase, yielding MREPVRYFEDFQPGEVIELGSRTITKESIVAFAREFDPQVFHVDEEAARHTIYGGLLASGWHTGSILMRLLYDGLLSHTAGLGSPGFDELRWVKPVRPGDTLSGRMTVLERSPSRSKPDRGLVRSLMELRNQHGEVVLTIKGLSLLGRRPA